A stretch of the Ensifer sp. PDNC004 genome encodes the following:
- a CDS encoding Fe(3+) ABC transporter substrate-binding protein, producing the protein MGVLSLTATLLATSAAWADGEVNIYSYRQPDLIKPLLDAFTKETGITTNVLFLDKGLVERIQAEGANSPADVILTVDISRLTEAKDAGVTQPVANETINKDIPAHFRDPEGNWFGLTTRGRVVYASKERVAQDDITYEELADPKWKGKICTRDGQHSYNIGLFASMIAHHGEAETEKWLTGLKNNLAKKPDGGDRDQAKAILAGECDLALGNTYYVGLMMTNEKEPEQKDWAAAIKVLFPNAKDRGTHVNISGMALAKNAPNKDNALKLMEFLSEGEAQKIYAEQVFEYPVLPGAEPSDVVKSFGTIKPDDLPLADIAANRKKASELVDKVGYNDGPQD; encoded by the coding sequence ATGGGCGTCCTGTCCCTGACGGCAACCCTGCTGGCAACGAGCGCCGCCTGGGCCGATGGTGAAGTCAATATCTACTCGTACCGGCAGCCCGACCTGATCAAGCCGCTGCTCGACGCCTTCACCAAGGAAACCGGCATCACCACCAATGTGCTCTTCCTCGACAAGGGTCTCGTCGAGCGCATCCAGGCCGAAGGCGCCAACTCGCCGGCCGACGTGATCCTGACCGTCGACATCAGCCGCCTGACCGAGGCGAAGGATGCGGGCGTCACCCAGCCTGTTGCCAACGAGACGATCAACAAGGACATCCCGGCGCATTTCCGCGATCCTGAGGGCAACTGGTTCGGCCTCACCACCCGCGGCCGCGTCGTCTATGCTTCCAAGGAGCGCGTCGCGCAGGACGACATCACCTATGAAGAGCTTGCCGACCCCAAGTGGAAGGGCAAGATCTGCACCCGCGACGGCCAGCACTCCTACAACATCGGCCTCTTCGCCTCGATGATCGCCCACCATGGCGAAGCCGAGACCGAGAAGTGGCTGACCGGCCTGAAGAACAACCTCGCCAAGAAGCCTGACGGCGGCGACCGCGACCAGGCCAAGGCGATTCTCGCCGGCGAATGCGACCTGGCACTCGGCAACACCTACTATGTCGGTCTGATGATGACCAACGAAAAGGAGCCGGAACAGAAGGATTGGGCAGCGGCCATCAAGGTGCTCTTCCCGAACGCCAAGGACCGCGGCACGCACGTCAACATTTCGGGCATGGCGCTCGCCAAGAACGCCCCGAACAAGGACAACGCGCTGAAGCTGATGGAATTCCTGTCGGAAGGCGAAGCCCAGAAGATCTACGCCGAGCAGGTGTTCGAATATCCGGTTCTGCCGGGCGCCGAGCCGTCTGACGTCGTCAAGTCCTTCGGCACGATCAAGCCGGACGACCTGCCGCTTGCCGACATCGCGGCGAACCGCAAGAAGGCTTCCGAACTGGTCGACAAGGTCGGCTACAACGACGGTCCGCAGGACTGA
- a CDS encoding CoA-acylating methylmalonate-semialdehyde dehydrogenase, with product MYELGHFIDGKRVAGKSGRVSNIFNPATGEVQGTVALASDAELSAAVESAKAAQPKWAATNPQRRARVFMKFVELLNANMNELAEILSREHGKTIEDAKGDLIRGLEVCEFVIGIPHLQKSEFTEGAGPGIDMYSIRQAVGIGAGITPFNFPAMIPMWMFAPAIACGNAFILKPSERDPSVPIRLAELMIEAGLPAGILNVVNGDKGAVDAILTHPDIAAVSFVGSTPIARYVYGTAAMNGKRAQCFGGAKNHMIIMPDADLDQAANALMGAGYGSAGERCMAISVAVPVGEETANRLISKLTPMVESLRIGPYTDEKADMGPVVTKEAEQRIRSLIDSGVEQGAKLVVDGRDFKLQGYEQGHFIGGCLFDNVTPDMDIYKTEIFGPVLSVVRAKTYEEALDLPMKHEYGNGVAIYTRDGDAARDFASRINIGMVGVNVPIPVPLAYHSFGGWKSSSFGDLNQHGPDSIKFWTRTKTITERWPSGIKDGAEFVMPTMK from the coding sequence ATGTACGAACTCGGTCATTTCATTGATGGCAAGCGCGTTGCCGGTAAGAGCGGTCGCGTCAGCAACATCTTCAACCCGGCAACCGGCGAAGTGCAGGGCACCGTGGCGCTCGCAAGCGACGCGGAACTTTCGGCAGCCGTCGAAAGCGCCAAGGCAGCACAGCCGAAGTGGGCGGCCACCAACCCGCAGCGCCGCGCCCGCGTCTTCATGAAGTTCGTCGAACTTCTGAACGCCAACATGAACGAGCTCGCCGAGATCCTGTCGCGCGAGCACGGCAAGACGATCGAAGACGCCAAGGGTGACCTCATTCGCGGTCTCGAAGTCTGCGAATTCGTCATCGGCATTCCGCATCTGCAGAAGAGCGAGTTCACCGAAGGCGCCGGCCCCGGCATCGACATGTACTCGATCCGCCAGGCCGTCGGCATCGGCGCCGGCATCACCCCGTTCAACTTTCCGGCCATGATCCCGATGTGGATGTTCGCCCCGGCCATCGCCTGCGGCAACGCCTTCATCCTGAAGCCGTCCGAGCGTGATCCGTCCGTTCCGATCCGCCTTGCCGAACTGATGATCGAGGCCGGTCTGCCGGCAGGCATCCTCAACGTCGTCAACGGCGACAAGGGTGCGGTCGACGCGATCCTGACGCATCCTGATATCGCCGCCGTCTCCTTCGTCGGCTCGACCCCGATCGCCCGCTACGTCTATGGCACGGCGGCCATGAACGGCAAGCGCGCCCAGTGCTTCGGCGGCGCAAAGAACCACATGATCATCATGCCGGATGCCGATCTCGACCAGGCCGCGAACGCCCTGATGGGCGCCGGCTACGGCTCGGCCGGCGAGCGCTGCATGGCGATCTCGGTTGCCGTTCCGGTCGGTGAGGAAACCGCCAACCGCCTGATCAGCAAGCTGACGCCGATGGTCGAAAGCCTGCGCATCGGCCCCTACACCGACGAGAAGGCCGATATGGGCCCTGTCGTCACCAAGGAAGCCGAACAGCGTATCCGCAGCCTGATCGACAGCGGTGTCGAGCAGGGCGCCAAGCTCGTGGTCGACGGCCGCGACTTCAAGCTCCAGGGCTACGAGCAAGGCCACTTCATCGGCGGCTGCCTGTTCGACAACGTCACCCCGGACATGGACATCTACAAGACCGAAATCTTCGGCCCGGTTCTCTCGGTCGTCCGCGCCAAGACCTACGAGGAAGCCCTCGATCTGCCGATGAAGCACGAATACGGCAACGGCGTCGCGATCTACACCCGCGATGGTGATGCGGCCCGCGATTTCGCCTCGCGCATCAACATCGGCATGGTCGGCGTCAACGTTCCGATCCCGGTTCCGCTCGCCTACCACTCGTTCGGCGGCTGGAAGTCCTCGTCCTTCGGCGACCTCAACCAGCACGGCCCGGACTCGATCAAGTTCTGGACCCGCACCAAGACCATCACCGAGCGTTGGCCCTCGGGCATCAAGGACGGTGCCGAGTTCGTCATGCCGACGATGAAGTAA
- a CDS encoding LysR family transcriptional regulator, whose amino-acid sequence MNWDDVRMFLAVARTGQILAASKRLGVNHATLSRRVTALEEAMKTRLLVRRPNGCELTAEGEIFLSAAERMETEMLAAQSQIGRIDTAIAGTVRIGAPDGFGVSFLAPRLGRLTARYPELKLQLVPVPRSFSLSQREADIAITIERPEQGRLVSSKLTDYTLGLYASADYLERHGTPQTIDDLRGHRRIGYVEDLIFTPSLNFSAEIMRSWDASFEISSATGQTEAVRSSAGIGILHNYIARHAPELKRILPETTIRRAYWTTYHESARDLVRVRTVVAFLQELVTAEHQIFV is encoded by the coding sequence ATGAACTGGGACGATGTCAGAATGTTTTTGGCCGTGGCGCGGACCGGACAGATCCTGGCCGCATCCAAGCGGTTGGGCGTCAACCATGCCACGCTCAGCCGGAGGGTGACTGCGCTGGAAGAGGCGATGAAAACGCGGCTCCTGGTGCGCCGGCCGAACGGCTGCGAGCTGACCGCCGAGGGTGAAATCTTCCTCAGTGCTGCCGAGCGGATGGAGACAGAGATGCTGGCAGCGCAGTCGCAGATCGGCCGGATCGATACGGCGATCGCCGGCACGGTGCGGATCGGCGCGCCCGACGGCTTCGGCGTCTCTTTCCTCGCCCCTCGGCTCGGCCGGCTGACGGCGCGCTATCCGGAACTGAAGCTGCAGCTGGTGCCGGTGCCTCGGTCCTTCTCGCTGTCGCAGCGCGAGGCCGATATCGCGATCACCATCGAGCGGCCGGAACAGGGCCGGCTCGTGTCTTCGAAACTCACCGACTATACGCTCGGCCTCTACGCCTCGGCCGACTACCTCGAAAGACACGGTACGCCGCAGACGATCGACGACCTGAGGGGACACCGCCGCATCGGCTACGTCGAGGACCTGATCTTCACGCCGTCGCTGAATTTTTCCGCTGAGATCATGCGCAGCTGGGACGCGTCCTTCGAGATCTCCAGCGCCACCGGCCAGACGGAGGCGGTGCGCTCCAGCGCCGGTATCGGCATTCTGCACAACTACATTGCCCGCCATGCGCCGGAGCTGAAACGCATCCTGCCGGAAACGACCATCCGCCGCGCCTACTGGACCACCTATCATGAGAGCGCCCGCGATCTCGTACGCGTGCGCACCGTCGTCGCCTTCCTGCAGGAACTGGTGACCGCGGAGCACCAGATCTTCGTCTGA
- a CDS encoding adenylate/guanylate cyclase domain-containing protein, which yields MAKESITRRLAAILAADVVGYSRLMERDEKTTYTQLMARWSQVLEPLVETHQGRVFKRTGDGVLVEFSSAVNAVECAAALQRAMFLANADVPHDQQIVLRVGINMGDIMVADSDLYGDGVNVAARIEALARPGGVAISDGVHEYVHGRIELDFVDNGHHEVKNIERPVHIWSWSPDEYADAPIRVAAEAPPQLPSRPSIAVLPFDNMSGDPEQGYFADGITEDIITDLSKVSGLFVIARNSSFAYKGKSADIRQVSRDLGVRYVLEGSVRRAANRIRINAQMIDGTTGGHLWAERYDRGIEDIFEVQDEVTRTIVTALKVKLTAGETERREGRGKVDPEAYDLLVRSRQAILRFDAVSSAEARSMLERAIVIDPELAAAYASLAIIAMTDYINRWNGGTVDNIERALKLAQKAVETDEHEPHGHHALAIALCWKRRFDEAERAAQRTIELDPNSAGGHTQLGTIRDFLGQFEEALPFYTRAHRLDPQFDLALHFLGRTLLNLGRFDEAEIAFKRRLALAPRSDMTRFYLACLYGRTGRHEEARRYWHEVFEVNPDFSIDHFKRAMPYQDPAVIPRLIDGLREAGISL from the coding sequence ATGGCCAAAGAATCCATCACACGGCGGCTTGCCGCCATCCTGGCTGCCGATGTCGTCGGCTACAGCCGGCTGATGGAGCGAGACGAGAAGACCACCTACACACAATTGATGGCGCGGTGGAGCCAAGTGCTGGAACCGCTCGTCGAAACCCACCAGGGCCGGGTGTTCAAGCGGACGGGCGATGGCGTGCTCGTGGAGTTTTCGAGCGCCGTGAACGCGGTCGAATGCGCCGCCGCCTTGCAGCGGGCGATGTTCTTAGCCAATGCGGACGTGCCTCATGATCAGCAGATCGTGCTGCGCGTCGGCATCAACATGGGCGACATCATGGTCGCCGACAGCGATCTCTACGGCGACGGCGTCAATGTCGCCGCCCGGATCGAAGCGCTCGCCAGGCCCGGCGGCGTGGCGATTTCCGATGGAGTGCACGAATATGTGCACGGCCGCATTGAGCTTGATTTCGTCGACAACGGCCACCACGAGGTCAAGAATATCGAGCGGCCGGTGCATATCTGGAGCTGGTCGCCGGACGAATATGCCGACGCGCCGATTAGGGTCGCCGCCGAGGCCCCGCCGCAACTTCCGAGCCGGCCGTCGATCGCCGTGCTGCCCTTCGACAACATGTCCGGCGATCCGGAGCAGGGCTATTTCGCCGACGGCATTACCGAGGACATCATCACCGATCTCTCCAAGGTCTCCGGTCTCTTCGTCATCGCCCGCAATTCCTCCTTCGCCTACAAGGGCAAGTCGGCGGATATCCGTCAGGTCAGCCGCGATCTCGGCGTTCGCTACGTGCTCGAAGGCAGCGTGCGCCGCGCCGCCAACCGCATTCGCATCAACGCCCAGATGATCGACGGCACCACCGGGGGCCATCTCTGGGCCGAGCGCTACGATCGCGGCATTGAGGATATCTTTGAAGTCCAGGACGAGGTGACGCGCACCATCGTGACGGCGCTCAAGGTGAAGCTGACGGCTGGCGAGACGGAGCGGCGCGAGGGGCGCGGCAAGGTCGATCCGGAGGCCTACGATCTGCTCGTGCGATCGCGCCAGGCGATCCTGCGGTTCGACGCGGTGTCATCTGCGGAAGCGCGCAGCATGCTCGAACGGGCGATCGTCATCGACCCGGAGCTTGCCGCAGCCTACGCGTCGCTCGCGATCATCGCGATGACGGACTACATCAATCGGTGGAACGGTGGTACCGTCGACAATATCGAACGCGCTCTCAAGCTTGCGCAGAAAGCCGTCGAGACCGACGAGCATGAACCTCACGGCCACCACGCGCTCGCTATAGCGCTCTGCTGGAAGCGCCGCTTCGACGAGGCCGAGCGGGCTGCCCAGCGCACGATCGAACTCGACCCGAACTCCGCCGGCGGCCACACTCAGCTTGGCACGATCAGGGATTTTCTCGGCCAGTTCGAGGAGGCCTTGCCCTTCTACACCCGCGCCCACCGGCTCGATCCGCAGTTCGACCTGGCGCTGCATTTCCTTGGCCGGACCTTGCTCAATCTCGGCCGCTTCGATGAAGCCGAGATCGCCTTCAAGCGGCGCCTGGCCTTGGCGCCGCGTTCGGACATGACGCGCTTCTATCTCGCCTGCCTCTACGGTCGTACCGGACGCCATGAGGAAGCGCGGCGCTACTGGCACGAAGTCTTTGAGGTCAATCCGGATTTTTCCATCGACCACTTCAAGCGGGCGATGCCCTACCAGGATCCGGCCGTCATTCCGCGGCTGATCGACGGTCTGCGCGAAGCCGGGATTTCCCTTTAA
- a CDS encoding phasin, translating into MATKKTDDVFSLSSFDPAKFTDSFRDFAEKGAVQSKEAYAKMKTAAEEATKTVEATLESAQTGSVELGLKAIDALRTNAENSLSHMEALLGVKSLSEFVELQTSFVRKQAELAVEQAKSMQEATKKVAENVTKPGKDAAEKAMSSFKNV; encoded by the coding sequence ATGGCTACCAAGAAGACCGACGACGTATTTTCCCTTTCCTCTTTCGACCCGGCGAAGTTCACCGACAGCTTCCGCGACTTCGCGGAAAAGGGTGCCGTCCAGTCGAAGGAAGCCTATGCCAAGATGAAGACCGCTGCCGAAGAGGCAACGAAGACCGTCGAAGCAACGCTCGAAAGCGCCCAGACCGGCTCCGTCGAACTCGGTCTCAAGGCCATCGACGCGCTGCGCACCAATGCTGAAAATTCGCTGTCGCACATGGAAGCGCTGCTCGGCGTGAAGTCGCTCTCGGAATTCGTCGAACTGCAGACGAGCTTTGTCCGCAAGCAGGCCGAGCTCGCCGTCGAGCAGGCGAAGTCGATGCAGGAAGCGACCAAGAAGGTTGCCGAAAACGTCACCAAGCCGGGCAAGGACGCCGCTGAAAAGGCGATGTCGTCCTTCAAGAACGTCTGA
- a CDS encoding ATP-binding protein, producing MPARQYPFIDIAVHARVREHFARGDAAILFSRDFARILWANDQGAAFFGAGSIYDFIDAGPDQGDLSLRQLKAAGAQLVRAGDRRQLSIRKFSGFRGTPLNVSVEMIRVRPDEDAVLFTAPHSGAPLTLEDRAARMIAGLDGPDTHMAVLDGNGGIIAHSPGFIDLGMSDETRKQLVDAVGRDHDWLIKRPVATRKGHLPAAVGKIADEPSLHLLFAVETILGTLDPDEETEAAQALPILPPAGELEPTAETPVPITAIPEATVPEEAAPEAADTVEPAEALDESAAPAEDTALADAFEQAVPVKADAAQDDGDLENADVDVAADQVVLPEEPEAIAATDPQAVAAADADITAQDVEPTEEEGKQAPAVATDVTAAETPAADEIPLTEEGAREDETVEAAQTAPSEQADFAFVPGARAVRFVWKIDAEGRFSEISEEFATAVGPRAADVIGTTFNEVAARYGLDPDQKIGALLQRRDTWSGKTIFWPVQGTSLKVPVDLAALPTYSRSREFDGFRGFGIVRLADAVEDEDANGLTFDAATDMAEEPDAEATLPEDYAHLPATGSEIEERSSDEAQVVEQPSSEAEAEPAATVQDHDANEDQALSTSVDEAEPVHAAEVASDEHDAALEDPFQGERPALQLVDTTEPPASDKIVELEKHRAATALTRGEQAAFREIARQLGEHFGKPTEAAPVEESDAPADTNTPLPVDAHETISSSTPEAEEQPGAEETEAKTDDGVAEDKQANVEPQPQAADIGLSGEILDSLPIGMLVHRGEELLHANPEFLRLTAYGDLDDFVQEGGLDALFANGEEATDQEPDGTMMLIRKDGQMRPVTARLHTIRWDGRSALMLALTPAAANMPSSKLDQAISDDDVDRLKTEIDELKSILETATDGVVVLGHDGDIRSMNRSASALFNYDEGEIRGKPFAALFAHESQKAVIDYLHGLSGHGVASVLNDGREVIGREANGGFIPLFMTIGRLSASNGFCAVIRDITQWKRTEEELRNAKRAAETANAHKTEFLARVSHEIRTPLNAIIGFSDMMASEHFGPVGHPRYIEYAGDIGRSGRHVLDIVNDLLDISKIEAGEMELDFGAVEINDAVSEAVSLVQPQANSQRVIIRTSLSAAVPNVVADGRSIKQIALNILANAIRFTPSGGQIVVSTSYEANGSVMLRIRDTGVGMTRGELDQAMKPFRQVTTGARKRGDGTGLGLPLTKAMAEANRAHFSITSAPNEGTLVEISFPSQRVLAN from the coding sequence ATGCCCGCGAGACAGTATCCCTTCATCGATATCGCCGTGCATGCGCGGGTGCGGGAGCATTTTGCCCGCGGCGACGCGGCGATCCTGTTTTCGCGGGACTTCGCACGCATTCTCTGGGCCAACGACCAGGGCGCGGCCTTTTTCGGAGCTGGGTCGATCTATGATTTCATCGATGCAGGACCGGACCAGGGCGACCTGTCGCTGCGTCAGCTCAAGGCCGCGGGAGCGCAGCTCGTGCGCGCCGGCGACCGGCGCCAGCTTTCGATCCGCAAGTTCTCGGGCTTCCGCGGCACGCCGCTCAACGTGAGCGTGGAGATGATCCGCGTGCGCCCGGACGAGGACGCCGTACTCTTTACCGCACCGCATTCCGGCGCGCCGTTGACGCTTGAGGATCGCGCTGCACGCATGATCGCCGGCCTCGATGGGCCGGACACCCACATGGCCGTCCTCGACGGCAACGGCGGCATCATCGCGCACTCGCCGGGCTTCATCGATCTCGGCATGTCGGACGAGACGCGCAAGCAGCTCGTCGACGCCGTCGGCCGGGACCACGACTGGCTGATCAAGCGCCCGGTCGCAACGCGGAAAGGGCACCTGCCGGCCGCGGTCGGCAAGATCGCCGACGAGCCGTCGCTGCACCTGCTCTTTGCTGTCGAGACCATTCTCGGCACGCTCGATCCGGACGAAGAGACTGAGGCTGCGCAAGCCTTGCCGATCCTGCCGCCGGCCGGGGAACTGGAGCCGACCGCAGAGACACCGGTCCCCATTACAGCGATTCCGGAGGCAACGGTTCCTGAGGAGGCGGCGCCAGAGGCAGCGGACACCGTCGAACCGGCCGAAGCGCTGGATGAAAGCGCTGCACCAGCCGAAGACACTGCCCTGGCCGACGCATTCGAACAGGCGGTGCCTGTCAAAGCGGATGCCGCGCAGGACGATGGCGACCTTGAGAACGCAGACGTCGACGTCGCTGCAGACCAGGTCGTTCTGCCGGAAGAACCGGAGGCGATTGCCGCAACAGATCCGCAGGCGGTTGCGGCCGCGGATGCGGACATTACGGCGCAGGACGTGGAGCCAACGGAAGAGGAAGGCAAGCAGGCTCCTGCGGTCGCGACCGACGTGACCGCGGCCGAGACGCCGGCCGCCGATGAAATCCCGTTGACGGAAGAGGGCGCTCGCGAGGACGAGACGGTCGAGGCAGCCCAGACCGCCCCGTCCGAACAGGCCGACTTTGCGTTCGTGCCCGGCGCCCGTGCGGTGCGCTTCGTCTGGAAGATCGACGCCGAAGGCCGCTTCAGCGAGATCTCCGAGGAATTCGCCACCGCCGTCGGCCCGCGCGCCGCCGATGTGATCGGCACCACCTTTAATGAAGTGGCGGCACGCTACGGCCTCGATCCTGACCAGAAGATCGGCGCGCTGCTGCAGCGCCGCGACACCTGGTCGGGCAAGACGATTTTCTGGCCCGTGCAGGGCACGAGCCTCAAGGTTCCGGTCGACCTGGCGGCGCTGCCCACCTACTCGCGCTCTCGCGAATTCGACGGCTTCCGCGGTTTCGGCATCGTGCGCCTTGCCGATGCCGTGGAAGACGAAGACGCCAACGGCCTCACATTCGACGCCGCAACGGACATGGCGGAGGAACCGGACGCGGAAGCGACGTTGCCGGAAGACTACGCGCATCTTCCAGCTACCGGCTCCGAGATCGAGGAACGGTCCTCGGACGAGGCGCAGGTCGTCGAACAGCCCTCGTCAGAAGCGGAAGCCGAGCCTGCCGCAACGGTGCAGGATCACGACGCGAACGAAGACCAGGCCCTCTCCACCAGTGTGGATGAGGCAGAGCCGGTCCACGCGGCCGAAGTCGCCTCCGATGAACACGACGCGGCACTTGAGGATCCCTTCCAGGGAGAGCGCCCTGCCCTACAGCTGGTCGATACGACCGAGCCTCCAGCCTCCGACAAGATCGTCGAACTCGAGAAACATCGCGCCGCAACCGCACTGACGCGCGGCGAACAGGCCGCGTTCCGCGAAATTGCTCGGCAACTGGGCGAGCATTTCGGCAAGCCGACGGAAGCCGCGCCGGTCGAGGAAAGCGACGCGCCAGCCGATACGAACACCCCCTTGCCGGTGGACGCGCACGAAACCATTTCGTCCTCGACGCCAGAGGCAGAAGAGCAGCCTGGCGCGGAAGAAACCGAAGCGAAGACCGACGACGGCGTCGCCGAGGACAAACAGGCGAACGTGGAACCCCAGCCGCAAGCGGCCGATATCGGCCTAAGCGGCGAGATCCTCGACAGCCTGCCGATCGGCATGCTCGTGCATCGCGGTGAAGAACTGCTGCACGCCAATCCGGAATTCCTGCGGCTCACCGCCTATGGCGACCTCGACGACTTCGTCCAGGAAGGCGGCCTCGACGCGCTTTTTGCCAACGGCGAAGAGGCGACCGACCAGGAACCCGACGGCACGATGATGCTGATCCGCAAGGACGGCCAGATGCGTCCGGTCACCGCACGCCTGCACACGATCCGCTGGGACGGCCGGAGCGCGCTGATGCTGGCGCTGACGCCGGCGGCCGCGAACATGCCATCGAGCAAGCTCGACCAGGCCATCTCCGATGACGACGTCGATCGCCTGAAGACGGAAATCGACGAGCTGAAGTCGATCCTCGAAACCGCGACCGACGGCGTCGTCGTTCTCGGCCATGACGGCGACATCCGCTCGATGAACCGCTCGGCAAGCGCGCTCTTCAACTATGACGAGGGCGAGATCCGCGGCAAACCTTTCGCCGCGCTCTTCGCCCACGAAAGTCAGAAGGCAGTCATCGACTACCTGCACGGGCTTTCCGGCCACGGTGTCGCGAGTGTTCTGAACGACGGGCGCGAGGTGATCGGCCGGGAAGCAAACGGCGGCTTCATTCCGCTGTTCATGACTATCGGGCGGCTTTCAGCCTCAAATGGCTTTTGCGCCGTCATCCGCGACATCACGCAGTGGAAGCGCACGGAAGAGGAACTCCGCAACGCCAAGCGCGCGGCCGAAACGGCCAATGCCCACAAGACCGAGTTCCTCGCCCGCGTCAGCCACGAGATCCGCACGCCGCTCAACGCGATCATCGGCTTTTCCGACATGATGGCGAGCGAGCATTTCGGCCCTGTCGGCCACCCGCGCTACATCGAATATGCCGGCGATATCGGCCGCTCCGGTCGCCATGTGCTCGATATCGTCAACGATCTGCTCGACATCTCGAAGATCGAGGCCGGCGAAATGGAGCTCGACTTCGGCGCCGTGGAGATCAATGACGCCGTATCGGAAGCCGTGTCGCTGGTTCAGCCGCAGGCCAACAGCCAGCGCGTCATCATCCGCACCTCGCTGTCGGCGGCCGTGCCCAACGTCGTTGCCGACGGCCGGTCGATCAAGCAGATCGCGCTCAACATTCTGGCGAACGCCATCCGCTTCACGCCCTCGGGCGGCCAGATCGTGGTATCGACCTCCTACGAGGCCAATGGCAGCGTCATGCTGCGGATCCGCGACACCGGCGTCGGCATGACCCGCGGTGAACTGGACCAGGCGATGAAGCCGTTCCGACAGGTGACGACAGGCGCGCGCAAGCGCGGCGACGGCACCGGGCTCGGCCTGCCTCTGACCAAGGCGATGGCAGAGGCGAACCGCGCCCACTTCTCGATCACCTCGGCGCCGAACGAGGGAACGCTGGTGGAAATTTCCTTCCCGTCACAACGCGTCTTGGCGAACTGA